Proteins co-encoded in one Setaria viridis chromosome 9, Setaria_viridis_v4.0, whole genome shotgun sequence genomic window:
- the LOC117837705 gene encoding homeobox protein rough sheath 1: MDSFRDLGGGGSSASKASFLQLPLLPASSSAQGFPSPDGHHHSSRLALQQLLADPSAAQHSHRKDGSLAQGEISPVDAETIKTKIMSHPQYSALVAAYLDCQKVGAPPDVSDRLSAMAAKLDAQPGPSRRRHEPTRADPELDQFMEAYCNMLVKYQEELARPIQEAAEFFKSVERQLDSITDSNCEGAGSSEDDQDASCPEEIDPCAEDKELKHQLLRKYGGYLGGLRQEFTKRKKKGKLPKEARQKLLHWWELHYKWPYPSETEKMALAETTGLDQKQINNWFINQRKRHWKPTSEDMPFAMMEAAAAAGGFHAPQGAAALYMADSRTAFMAPDGMYRLGS; encoded by the exons ATGGATAGCTTCAGGGATcttggcggaggcgggagcaGTGCTTCCAAGGCTTCCTTCTTGCAGCTTCCTTTGCTGCCGGCATCGTCGTCAGCACAGGGGTTTCCGTCACCGGACGGGCATCACCACAGCTCAAGACTCGCGCTGCAGCAGTTACTTGCCGACCCGTCGGCCGCGCAACATAGCCACCGGAAGGACGGTTCACTTGCACAAGGAGAGATTTCGCCGGTAGATGCCGAGACCatcaagaccaagatcatgTCGCACCCACAGTACTCGGCCCTCGTCGCTGCCTACTTGGACTGCCAAAAG GTTGGTGCGCCGCCGGATGTGTCAGATAGGCtctcggccatggcggcgaagCTGGACGCACAGCCGGGGccaagccggcggcggcacgagccGACGCGTGCTGACCCGGAGCTCGACCAGTTCATG GAGGCTTACTGCAACATGCTGGTGAAGTACCAGGAGGAGCTGGCGCGCCCGATCCAGGAAGCTGCGGAGTTCTTCAAGAGCGTGGAGAGGCAGCTCGATTCGATCACCG ACAGTAACTGTGAAGGCGCTGGGTCGTCCGAGGATGACCAGGACGCGAGCTGCCCTGAGGAGATCGATCCCTGTGCCGAGGACAAGGAGCTCAAGCACCAGCTCCTGAGGAAGTACGGCGGCTACCTGGGCGGCCTCCGGCAGGAGTTCaccaagaggaagaagaaagggaagctCCCCAAGGAGGCCAGGCAGAAGCTTCTCCACTGGTGGGAGCTGCACTACAAGTGGCCCTACCCTTCT GAGACGGAGAAGATGGCGCTGGCGGAGACGACAGGGCTGGACCAGAAGCAGATCAACAACTGGTTCATCAACCAGCGGAAGCGGCACTGGAAGCCGACATCGGAGGACATGCCGTTCGCgatgatggaggcggcggcggcggcgggcgggttcCACGCCCCGCAGGGCGCCGCGGCGCTGTACATGGCGGACAGCAGGACGGCGTTCATGGCGCCGGACGGCATGTACCGGCTGGGGTCGTGA